The following are encoded together in the Rhinopithecus roxellana isolate Shanxi Qingling chromosome 5, ASM756505v1, whole genome shotgun sequence genome:
- the LOC104673104 gene encoding LOW QUALITY PROTEIN: olfactory receptor 4K15-like (The sequence of the model RefSeq protein was modified relative to this genomic sequence to represent the inferred CDS: deleted 1 base in 1 codon): MLTSLTDLCFSPIQVTETKSLPKSMNETNHSRVTEFVLLGLSSSRELQPFLFLIFSLFYLAILLGNFLIILTVTSDSRLHIPMYFLLANLSFIDVCVASFAIPKMIADFLVERKTISFDACLAQIFFVHLFTGSEMVLLVSMAYDRCVAVCKPLHYMMIMSCRVCVVLVLISWSVGFIHTTSQLAFTVNLPFCGPNKVDSFFCDLPLVTKLACTDTDVVSLLIVADSGFLSLSSFLLLVVSYTVILVTVRNRSSASMAKARSTLTAHITVVTLFFGPCIFIYVWPFSSYSVDKVLAVFYTIFTPILNPVIYTLRNKEVKAAMSKLKSRYLKPGQVSVVVRNALS, encoded by the exons ATGCTCACTTCATTAACTGATCTCTGTTTCTCTCCTATTCAGGTAACTGAAACTAAGTCCCTTCCAAAATCAATGAATGAGACAAATCATTCTCGGGTGACAGAATTTGTATTGCTGGGACTGTCTAGTTCAAGGGAGCTCCAACCTTTCttgtttcttatattttcactattttatctAGCAATTCTGTTGGGCAACTTTCTCATCATCCTCACTGTGACCTCAGATTCCCGCCTTCACATCCCTATGTACTTTCTGCTTGCAAACCTGTCATTTATAGACGTATGTGTTGCCTCTTTTGCTATCCCTAAAATGATTGCAGACTTTCTGGTTGAGCGCAAGACTATTTCTTTTGATGCCTGCCTGGCCCAGATTTTCTTTGTTCATCTCTTCACTGGCAGTGAAATGGTGCTCCTAGTTTCCATGGCCTATGACCGTTGTGTTGCTGTATGCAAACCTCTCCACTACATGATGATCATGAGCTGCCGTGTATGTGTTGTGCTCGTCCTCATTTCCTGGTCTGTGGGCTTCATCCATACTACCAGCCAGTTAGCATTCACTGTTAACCTGCCATTTTGTGGTCCTAATAAGGTAGATAGTTTTTTCTGTGACCTTCCTCTAGTGACCAAGTTAGCCTGCACAGACACTGATGTTGTCAGCCTACTAATAGTTGCAGATAGTGGCTTTCTctctctgagttcctttctccTCTTGGTTGTCTCCTACACTGTAATT CTTGTTACAGTTAGGAATCGCTCCTCTGCGAGCATGGCGAAGGCCCGCTCCACATTGACTGCTCACATCACTGTGGTCACTTTATTCTTTGGACCGTGCATTTTCATCTACGTGTGGCCCTTCAGTAGTTACTCAGTTGACAAAGTCCTTGCTGTATTCTACACCATCTTCACGCCTATTTTAAACCCTGTAATCTACACACTAAGAAACAAAGAAGTGAAGGCAGCTATGTCAAAATTGAAGAGTCGGTATCTGAAGCCTGGTCAGGTTTCTGTAGTCGTAAGAAATGCTCTTTCCTAG